The proteins below are encoded in one region of Candidatus Saganbacteria bacterium:
- the glpK gene encoding glycerol kinase GlpK translates to MKRCILSIDQGTTGSRAVIYDKNGTIVASAYEEFPQYFPKPGWVEHKPEEIWKSVNNSIQKVLSKIDPSSIAAIGITNQRETTIVWDKKTGKPVYNAIVWQCRRTAKRCEKLKAEGLSRKIKQKTGLPIDAYFSATKAEWILKRDKKFKSKQLKFGTTDSWVLWKLTGGKVHATDYTNASRTMLLNIKKKKWDKDLLKIFNIPESILPEVKNSSGKFGETVKTGKLPAGIPICGIAGDQQAALFGQACFYPGTVKNTYGTGAFLLLNTGREKIDSKHGLITTLGCGPKGEPVYVLEGSVFIAGAAIQWLRDGLKLITKASESEKLALSIKDNEGVYFVPALAGLGAPYWDPAARGLICGLTRGTKRAHLVRAAIEAMCYQTKDVIEAMKKDSGLTINGLKVDGGAVVNNLLCQFQADILGTAVIRPRIIETTSLGAAYLAGLAVGFWKSTKEIERYGRADKVFKPQNTAKSKELYEGWKKAVERTLEK, encoded by the coding sequence TTGAAAAGATGCATTCTTTCCATAGACCAGGGGACGACAGGCAGCCGCGCGGTCATCTATGACAAGAACGGGACGATCGTTGCGAGCGCATACGAGGAATTTCCCCAATATTTTCCAAAACCAGGATGGGTAGAACACAAGCCGGAAGAGATCTGGAAGAGCGTGAATAATTCCATCCAAAAAGTGCTTTCAAAGATCGATCCTTCATCGATAGCAGCGATAGGTATAACCAACCAGAGAGAGACGACGATCGTATGGGATAAAAAAACAGGGAAACCGGTCTATAACGCGATAGTGTGGCAGTGTCGGAGGACGGCAAAAAGATGTGAAAAGTTGAAGGCTGAAGGTTTAAGCAGAAAGATAAAACAAAAGACGGGTCTGCCGATAGACGCATATTTTTCTGCGACGAAGGCGGAGTGGATACTTAAAAGAGATAAAAAGTTTAAATCTAAACAATTAAAGTTCGGGACTACTGATTCATGGGTCTTGTGGAAATTGACAGGCGGCAAGGTCCATGCAACGGATTATACGAATGCGTCGAGGACGATGCTGTTAAATATAAAAAAAAAAAAATGGGACAAAGATCTATTAAAGATATTCAACATTCCGGAAAGCATCCTTCCCGAAGTTAAAAATTCATCAGGAAAGTTCGGGGAGACCGTGAAGACCGGAAAACTGCCTGCCGGCATACCAATCTGCGGAATAGCCGGCGACCAGCAGGCGGCATTGTTCGGCCAAGCGTGTTTTTACCCTGGCACGGTCAAGAACACTTACGGAACGGGCGCTTTCCTGCTTCTTAACACCGGCAGGGAGAAAATAGATTCAAAACACGGTCTTATCACCACTCTAGGCTGCGGCCCGAAAGGCGAACCTGTCTATGTTCTTGAAGGTTCTGTCTTCATAGCGGGTGCAGCGATACAATGGCTCAGGGACGGCCTTAAATTGATAACAAAAGCATCTGAATCGGAAAAACTGGCGCTTTCAATAAAAGATAATGAAGGCGTTTACTTTGTCCCTGCGCTGGCAGGGCTCGGCGCTCCGTACTGGGACCCGGCAGCCAGAGGATTAATCTGCGGCCTGACCAGGGGGACAAAAAGAGCCCATCTTGTCCGCGCGGCAATTGAAGCGATGTGCTATCAGACAAAGGATGTCATCGAAGCCATGAAAAAGGATTCGGGCTTAACGATCAATGGATTGAAGGTTGACGGGGGAGCTGTGGTCAATAATTTGCTATGCCAGTTCCAGGCGGATATCCTCGGGACAGCTGTGATAAGACCGAGAATCATAGAGACCACTTCTCTTGGTGCGGCCTACCTTGCGGGACTGGCTGTCGGTTTCT
- a CDS encoding alpha/beta fold hydrolase, with amino-acid sequence MQVVQLIKEDGIEYIKSQCDDPQAVLLLVHGLGAHTGRWQFLSEYFKQNNVSSYAVELKGFGRTKGLKGHIDSLRTYYKDILLLYKMIKKDHPGKKIFILGESMGALISFMIAISYGDLFDGLICISPAFASRIKFPPGQMISILLSVIFAPRKQFIVPFNSKMCTRDTQYQNVMDQNPDEHRFATPRLLLEIIFAQILSAMNAKKIKIPVLFLLAGDDKDTLVDPPAAKKIFKKLKVDDKKLIQYPEMLHALSIEKGREKVFDDIMQWLKKED; translated from the coding sequence ATGCAGGTTGTCCAGCTTATCAAAGAAGATGGCATAGAATACATAAAATCACAGTGCGATGACCCGCAGGCAGTGTTGCTCCTGGTCCACGGCCTCGGCGCTCACACGGGCAGGTGGCAATTCCTCTCCGAGTATTTTAAACAAAACAATGTCTCATCTTATGCTGTCGAACTCAAAGGTTTCGGCAGGACAAAAGGATTAAAAGGCCATATCGATTCGCTGCGGACCTATTATAAAGACATACTTTTGCTTTATAAGATGATAAAGAAGGATCATCCCGGAAAAAAGATATTCATCCTCGGCGAAAGCATGGGAGCGCTGATATCTTTCATGATAGCGATATCATATGGCGACCTGTTCGACGGCCTGATCTGCATCTCTCCGGCGTTCGCAAGCAGGATAAAATTCCCTCCTGGCCAGATGATATCGATATTGCTTTCAGTGATATTTGCCCCGAGAAAGCAGTTCATAGTGCCTTTTAATTCAAAGATGTGCACGCGGGACACGCAGTATCAAAATGTCATGGACCAGAATCCTGACGAGCACAGGTTCGCAACCCCAAGACTTCTTCTTGAAATAATATTTGCTCAGATATTGTCGGCGATGAATGCGAAAAAAATAAAGATACCCGTATTGTTCCTTTTGGCAGGTGACGATAAAGATACTCTGGTGGACCCCCCGGCCGCGAAAAAGATATTCAAAAAACTGAAGGTCGACGATAAAAAACTTATACAATATCCCGAGATGCTGCACGCGCTTTCGATAGAAAAGGGAAGAGAAAAAGTATTTGACGATATTATGCAATGGCTGAAAAAAGAGGACTGA
- a CDS encoding ATP-binding cassette domain-containing protein, with protein MTARDLFKAFGKTIAVDHISFDVSCGQCFGLLGPNGAGKTTTINMLVTLLKPTSGSASVAGFDVIKNKNDVRKSIGIVFQEPALDSKLTGKENLEFHAMMYGIGPKERNAKIKDLLDLVELTEKQDVLVSNYSGGMKRRLEIARGLIQKPKVLFLDEPTLGLDSQTRRLIWEYIKKLNKEKGVTIILTTHYMEEADYLCDRIAIIDHGKIVAIDTPDELKKLTGKEDLEDVFIHFTGNKIRNIEERERYW; from the coding sequence ATAACTGCCAGGGACCTTTTTAAAGCCTTCGGCAAGACCATTGCCGTTGACCATATCAGTTTCGATGTCTCCTGCGGCCAGTGTTTCGGGCTTCTCGGGCCCAACGGTGCCGGAAAGACCACGACAATAAACATGCTTGTGACACTATTGAAGCCTACTTCTGGCAGTGCATCAGTAGCCGGATTCGACGTCATAAAGAATAAGAACGACGTGAGAAAGAGCATCGGCATCGTTTTTCAGGAACCGGCGCTAGATTCAAAGCTCACCGGCAAGGAAAATCTCGAATTCCACGCAATGATGTACGGCATCGGACCGAAAGAAAGGAACGCCAAGATAAAAGACCTCCTGGACCTTGTCGAGCTTACCGAAAAACAAGACGTTCTGGTAAGCAATTATTCGGGCGGCATGAAAAGGCGGCTTGAGATAGCAAGAGGCCTTATCCAGAAGCCCAAAGTCCTTTTCCTTGACGAACCGACGCTCGGTCTTGATTCGCAGACCAGAAGGCTTATATGGGAATATATAAAAAAGCTCAACAAGGAAAAAGGCGTGACGATAATACTGACCACACATTATATGGAGGAAGCCGATTATTTATGCGACAGGATCGCGATAATCGATCACGGCAAGATCGTCGCGATCGACACACCCGACGAACTCAAAAAGCTTACTGGAAAAGAAGATCTGGAGGACGTGTTCATTCATTTTACGGGAAATAAGATTAGAAATATCGAAGAAAGGGAGAGATACTGGTAA
- a CDS encoding ABC transporter permease — MVMIELRAIYILWLREMKKFTRAKERIIGSIAMPFMFLAFLGFGFGKMSIPGLDKNISYMNYLVPGTIGMNMLFSSMFAGISVLWDREFGFLKEIMVAPVSRISIALGRIAGGATTGMIQGILLFFVSFSLGFNISYLPLYRIVPGFFLMIVFMVLMALVFLSLGLSFASNMKDAQGFELIINFVMFPLFFLSGAVSPISNLPVWIRVFSYLNPLTYGVDGIRWALLGSSHFHIFYDLFISTLAAFFMVSLASYFFERSEGV, encoded by the coding sequence CTGGTAATGATAGAACTGCGCGCCATCTATATACTCTGGCTTAGGGAAATGAAAAAATTCACCCGCGCGAAGGAACGCATAATCGGTTCAATCGCGATGCCGTTCATGTTCCTGGCTTTTCTCGGGTTCGGGTTTGGCAAGATGTCCATTCCCGGACTCGACAAGAACATCAGCTATATGAATTACCTCGTGCCCGGAACTATCGGCATGAACATGCTTTTCAGTTCGATGTTCGCCGGGATATCGGTCCTCTGGGACAGGGAATTCGGCTTCCTCAAGGAGATAATGGTCGCTCCCGTGAGCAGGATCTCGATAGCCCTCGGCCGCATAGCCGGAGGCGCTACTACGGGGATGATCCAGGGTATTCTGCTCTTTTTCGTCTCTTTCTCCCTCGGGTTCAATATCAGTTATCTCCCGCTGTACAGGATCGTCCCGGGGTTCTTCCTCATGATTGTCTTCATGGTCCTTATGGCCCTTGTTTTTCTTTCCCTCGGGCTGTCTTTTGCTTCCAATATGAAGGACGCACAGGGGTTTGAACTGATAATCAACTTCGTCATGTTCCCTCTTTTCTTTTTATCGGGCGCCGTATCGCCTATCAGCAACCTTCCCGTCTGGATAAGGGTATTTTCGTATCTTAATCCCCTGACGTACGGCGTCGACGGCATCAGGTGGGCTTTGCTCGGCTCGTCGCATTTCCACATCTTCTACGACCTGTTCATCAGCACCCTGGCGGCTTTTTTCATGGTAAGCCTTGCCTCGTATTTCTTTGAAAGGAGCGAGGGTGTATAA
- a CDS encoding carboxypeptidase regulatory-like domain-containing protein → MQKNKINNRLVCYSALIAILGIFLYGCSATPVPAGPHSLSGTVSGVSPVTVNLSGTSSGATTTSSSGYYSFTGLDDGYYIVRPSKTGYSFTPYSRTVTVASADATGINFDLNGPPETSEAE, encoded by the coding sequence ATGCAGAAAAATAAGATAAATAACAGGCTTGTTTGTTATTCTGCTCTCATCGCTATTTTGGGAATATTCCTGTACGGGTGCAGCGCAACGCCCGTTCCCGCAGGTCCCCATTCCTTATCCGGGACAGTCAGCGGAGTAAGTCCGGTGACCGTAAATTTGTCCGGCACTTCATCGGGCGCCACTACAACATCTTCATCGGGTTATTACAGTTTTACGGGGCTTGATGACGGTTATTATATCGTGAGGCCTTCAAAGACGGGATATTCCTTTACTCCTTATAGCAGGACTGTCACGGTCGCAAGCGCCGACGCCACGGGCATCAATTTTGATTTAAATGGTCCTCCTGAAACTTCTGAAGCAGAGTAA